A genome region from Frankineae bacterium MT45 includes the following:
- a CDS encoding Pimeloyl-ACP methyl ester carboxylesterase — protein MPRRERQPTRIGTRPAPTVEVASHVVHGYRRVYRIAGSGPPLLLIHGIGDSSRTWEAVIPTLARNHLVIAPDLLGHGQSAKPRADYSVAAYANGMRDLLGVLGIDAVTLVGHSLGGGVAMQFAYQYPERTERLVLVASGGLGRSVSPVLRAATLPGTEWALSTLRLPGTRSVVSAGVGLLQRLDTGLGVDAADLRRVVDALPDATARAAFIRTLRAVVDWRGQVVTMLDRCYLVAGMPTQLMWGSRDSVLPLGHAFTAQAAMPGSRLEIFEGAGHFPFRSDPVRFTQLLEDFVSSTDPSEFSQEDWRELLREGRAATRPAREGAEFGRQLREASERSAT, from the coding sequence GTGCCCAGACGAGAACGTCAGCCAACTCGTATCGGCACGCGCCCAGCCCCGACAGTTGAGGTCGCCTCGCACGTCGTGCACGGCTACCGGCGCGTCTACCGGATCGCCGGCTCCGGGCCTCCGCTGCTGCTGATCCACGGGATCGGCGACAGCAGCCGCACCTGGGAGGCCGTCATCCCGACGCTGGCCCGCAATCACCTGGTGATCGCCCCTGACCTGCTCGGACATGGCCAGTCAGCCAAGCCCCGGGCCGACTACTCGGTGGCCGCCTACGCCAACGGGATGCGCGACCTGCTCGGCGTCCTCGGCATAGACGCGGTGACGCTGGTCGGGCATTCGCTCGGCGGTGGCGTCGCCATGCAGTTCGCCTATCAGTACCCCGAGCGCACCGAGCGTCTGGTGCTGGTGGCCAGTGGCGGACTGGGACGCAGCGTCTCGCCGGTGTTGCGCGCGGCCACCCTCCCCGGCACCGAATGGGCCCTCTCGACGCTGCGGCTCCCGGGCACCCGATCGGTCGTCTCGGCCGGGGTCGGGCTGCTGCAGCGGCTGGATACCGGCCTCGGCGTCGACGCCGCCGACCTGCGCCGGGTCGTCGACGCGCTCCCGGACGCGACGGCCCGGGCCGCCTTCATCCGGACGCTGCGGGCGGTCGTCGACTGGCGCGGCCAGGTGGTGACGATGCTCGATCGCTGCTATCTGGTGGCCGGGATGCCGACGCAGCTGATGTGGGGTTCGCGCGACAGCGTGCTCCCGCTCGGTCACGCCTTCACCGCTCAGGCCGCGATGCCCGGTAGCCGCCTGGAGATCTTCGAAGGGGCTGGGCACTTCCCGTTCCGCTCCGACCCGGTTCGCTTCACCCAGTTGCTGGAGGATTTCGTCTCGAGTACCGATCCGTCGGAGTTCAGCCAGGAGGATTGGCGGGAGCTGCTGCGGGAAGGGCGGGCCGCCACGCGGCCGGCGCGGGAGGGCGCGGAGTTCGGCCGACAACTGAGGGAAGCAAGCGAGCGCAGCGCGACGTAG
- a CDS encoding NAD(P)H dehydrogenase (quinone): MTIVVTGATGKLGRLAVEALLERGVPAAEIVATGRSTEKLSHFADRGITVRRADFDDPASLAAAFAGADRLLLVSGNEVGQRPAQHGRAIDAAKAAGVQLIAYTSIPYADRATSLLSQEHLATEKLLAASGVPFVLLRNSWYLENYTEQLPVFLEHGIAGSARDGRVSAAARRDYAEAAAVVLIEDGHAGAVYELGGAAFTLPELAAAVTAATGTQVSYTDVPVETYEQILVGAGLPAAMAHILADADRGLAEGELFVDSGHLEKLMGRPATTLAEALAN, translated from the coding sequence ATGACCATCGTCGTCACTGGAGCCACCGGAAAGCTTGGCCGTCTCGCCGTCGAGGCGCTACTCGAACGTGGCGTACCGGCCGCCGAGATCGTGGCCACCGGCCGCAGCACCGAGAAGCTGTCCCACTTCGCCGACCGCGGCATCACCGTCCGTCGGGCCGACTTCGACGACCCGGCCTCGCTGGCGGCCGCCTTCGCCGGCGCCGATCGCCTCCTGCTCGTCTCGGGCAATGAAGTCGGGCAGCGGCCAGCCCAGCACGGCCGTGCGATCGACGCGGCCAAGGCGGCCGGGGTCCAGCTGATCGCCTACACGAGCATCCCGTACGCCGACCGCGCGACATCGCTGCTCTCCCAGGAGCACCTGGCCACCGAGAAGTTGCTGGCCGCCTCGGGCGTCCCGTTCGTGCTGCTGCGCAACAGCTGGTACCTGGAGAACTACACCGAACAGCTCCCGGTCTTCCTCGAGCACGGCATCGCCGGGTCGGCCCGCGACGGTCGGGTGAGCGCAGCGGCTCGCCGGGACTACGCCGAGGCGGCCGCCGTCGTCCTCATCGAGGACGGCCACGCCGGAGCGGTCTACGAGCTGGGCGGCGCGGCCTTCACGCTCCCCGAACTGGCCGCCGCCGTCACCGCCGCGACCGGCACCCAGGTCAGCTACACCGACGTACCGGTGGAGACCTATGAGCAGATCCTGGTTGGCGCCGGGCTGCCGGCGGCGATGGCCCACATCCTGGCCGACGCCGATCGGGGACTGGCCGAGGGCGAGCTCTTCGTCGACTCCGGTCACCTGGAGAAGCTCATGGGCCGCCCGGCGACGACGCTGGCCGAGGCACTGGCCAACTAA
- a CDS encoding transcriptional regulator, HxlR family, producing the protein METIERIADPYTADCPSRQVLDRIGDKWTVLIVLALNDGPRRYSELADHIERISQKMLTQTLRGLERDGMVTRTVYAAVPPRVDYELTPLGRSLLAPIWALEQWATVHMDEVIEARRAHDAKPDAKHPG; encoded by the coding sequence ATGGAGACCATCGAACGTATCGCCGACCCGTACACCGCCGACTGTCCGAGCCGGCAGGTCCTGGATCGCATCGGGGACAAGTGGACGGTCCTCATCGTGTTGGCGCTGAATGACGGACCGCGCCGCTACAGCGAACTGGCCGACCACATCGAGCGGATCAGCCAGAAGATGCTGACGCAGACGCTACGAGGGCTGGAGCGCGATGGGATGGTCACCCGGACGGTCTATGCCGCCGTGCCGCCGCGGGTCGACTACGAACTGACGCCGCTCGGCCGGTCGCTGCTGGCCCCGATCTGGGCCCTGGAGCAGTGGGCGACCGTTCATATGGACGAGGTCATCGAGGCCCGCCGGGCCCACGATGCGAAGCCGGACGCCAAGCACCCTGGCTGA
- a CDS encoding Sulfotransferase family protein — MTWPDFLLIGTPKGGTTALHSALVGHPQLHLSAIKEPKFFLCDGTRPTRSKHAGPGDAHSAREWVWREPEYRRLFADAPRDALAGESTPFYLYDREAQQRIASTIPGARLIAVIRDPVDRAYSNWTHLWSDGLEPIADFNQALAQEDARVAAGYAPFWHYARVGRYGEQLSSLFELFPREQVLVLRYRELAEEPDRSIATVCDFLGVERHPAAKSKPDNVHPYVTPSARQRALSSVIRAGAGLGAYAPPQIWRSVETPLRAALHSGGGRRPQLTVDQRREALTRFVDDIGLLEEVLGRSFDDWRSDAGRGEFSQRWRG, encoded by the coding sequence ATGACGTGGCCAGACTTCCTCCTCATCGGCACGCCCAAAGGCGGCACCACAGCGCTGCACTCCGCACTGGTCGGGCATCCTCAGCTGCACCTTTCGGCAATAAAAGAACCGAAGTTCTTTCTCTGTGACGGCACCAGGCCAACCCGCTCGAAGCACGCCGGGCCGGGGGATGCCCACAGTGCCCGGGAGTGGGTCTGGCGTGAGCCGGAGTATCGTCGCCTCTTCGCCGACGCCCCGCGTGATGCGCTGGCCGGTGAGTCGACGCCGTTCTACCTCTACGACCGGGAAGCTCAGCAGCGCATCGCGTCGACCATCCCCGGCGCCCGTCTGATCGCGGTGATCCGTGATCCGGTGGATCGTGCCTACAGCAACTGGACGCACCTCTGGTCCGACGGTCTGGAGCCGATCGCGGACTTCAACCAGGCGCTGGCACAGGAGGATGCCCGGGTGGCCGCTGGTTACGCACCCTTCTGGCACTACGCCCGGGTCGGTCGCTACGGCGAGCAGCTCAGCAGCCTCTTCGAACTCTTCCCCCGCGAGCAGGTGCTCGTGCTGCGCTACCGGGAGTTGGCCGAAGAGCCCGACCGGAGCATCGCCACCGTCTGTGATTTCCTCGGTGTTGAGCGCCATCCGGCGGCGAAGTCGAAGCCCGACAACGTTCACCCCTATGTGACGCCGAGCGCGCGCCAGCGAGCATTGAGCAGCGTCATCCGGGCGGGGGCCGGTCTCGGCGCCTACGCCCCACCCCAGATCTGGCGCAGCGTCGAGACGCCGCTTCGCGCGGCGCTGCACTCAGGCGGCGGTCGGCGCCCGCAACTGACGGTCGACCAGCGTCGTGAGGCGCTGACGCGTTTCGTCGACGACATCGGGTTGCTGGAGGAGGTGCTGGGGCGCTCCTTCGACGACTGGCGCAGCGACGCCGGCCGGGGCGAGTTCAGCCAACGCTGGCGCGGCTGA